A window of the Bacillus sp. A301a_S52 genome harbors these coding sequences:
- a CDS encoding spore germination protein, whose product MRINWARLNSKVKQVTASSDTKQEHKHSQESFDYFTGNLTEDIEKIRQIIGHNSDVHFRELFLGETGIRATIVFVDGVSDRHLINKYIINSLMYDFPKEERRSESVEPFSPLTDYIKNHVLSISQITQTRMVSEIVLDVLKGSTALLIEGSEEVLILGTGIVKSRNIEEPISEPLVRGPRVGFTEVLRENTALLRNSGKNKNLSLEKFLVGKSTEKELVVAYMKDIANTELVEEVKRRINKIDIDDVLESGYVEQLIEDNILSPFPQIQSTERPDRVIGALLEGRVAILLDGTPFALIVPVTFSMLLQSPEDYYERWLPGTLIRVLRFGAAFFSLTGPALYISFISFHPGLIPTKLTMSIISTREGVPFPSLIEALLMEIAIEVLREAGLRLPKPVGPAIGIVGGLIIGEAAVQAGIVSPIMVIVVAVTAISSFAIPQYSAGVTLRLLRFAAMFSAATYGLFGVILFFLFVGAHMVKLKSFGVPYVSPAVPYRVNDWKDFILRMPLLLMKRRPKMMHTKDSVRKS is encoded by the coding sequence ATGAGAATTAATTGGGCGAGATTAAACAGCAAAGTCAAACAAGTAACTGCCTCGAGTGACACCAAACAGGAACATAAGCATTCTCAAGAATCATTTGATTATTTTACAGGTAATTTAACTGAAGATATAGAGAAAATTAGACAAATCATCGGGCATAATTCGGACGTCCATTTTCGCGAGTTGTTTCTAGGTGAAACAGGAATTAGAGCTACTATTGTTTTTGTAGATGGCGTGTCAGATAGACATCTCATCAATAAGTATATTATAAATTCACTTATGTACGATTTCCCGAAAGAAGAGAGAAGATCAGAATCTGTTGAGCCTTTTTCACCCCTAACTGATTATATAAAAAATCATGTTCTATCAATTAGCCAAATTACACAAACTAGAATGGTGAGTGAAATAGTATTAGACGTATTGAAAGGGTCAACGGCATTGTTGATTGAGGGCTCAGAGGAAGTATTAATTCTTGGGACAGGGATAGTAAAATCACGCAATATTGAAGAACCCATTTCTGAACCTTTAGTTAGAGGACCGAGAGTTGGGTTCACTGAAGTATTAAGAGAGAATACCGCTCTACTAAGAAATAGCGGTAAAAATAAAAATTTGTCATTGGAAAAATTCCTCGTTGGAAAAAGTACCGAAAAAGAACTTGTCGTAGCATATATGAAGGATATTGCTAATACGGAATTGGTGGAAGAGGTTAAGAGAAGAATAAACAAAATTGACATTGATGATGTCCTTGAATCAGGTTATGTGGAGCAATTGATTGAAGACAATATTCTCAGTCCTTTTCCTCAAATACAAAGTACTGAACGTCCTGACCGGGTTATCGGTGCTTTACTGGAAGGAAGAGTGGCCATTCTATTGGATGGGACGCCATTTGCCTTGATCGTTCCGGTTACATTTAGCATGTTATTACAATCACCTGAAGATTATTATGAACGTTGGCTTCCCGGTACACTTATTCGCGTATTAAGGTTTGGGGCAGCTTTTTTTTCACTTACAGGGCCTGCCTTGTATATTTCCTTTATCTCTTTTCATCCTGGGTTGATCCCTACTAAGCTAACGATGTCGATTATTTCCACACGCGAAGGTGTTCCTTTTCCTTCTCTCATAGAAGCGCTCTTGATGGAAATAGCAATTGAAGTTTTACGAGAAGCAGGATTGCGCTTACCTAAACCTGTTGGACCGGCTATAGGGATTGTGGGAGGACTAATTATTGGAGAGGCCGCTGTACAAGCTGGAATAGTAAGCCCAATCATGGTCATTGTCGTGGCGGTAACGGCGATCTCATCCTTTGCAATTCCACAGTATAGTGCAGGGGTCACACTCCGTTTGCTTCGTTTTGCTGCCATGTTTTCAGCTGCAACATATGGATTGTTTGGGGTCATTCTATTCTTCCTTTTTGTTGGTGCTCATATGGTGAAGTTAAAAAGTTTTGGCGTACCTTATGTTAGTCCTGCCGTTCCTTACCGAGTAAATGATTGGAAGGATTTTATTCTTCGTATGCCACTTCTTTTAATGAAGCGTCGACCGAAAATGATGCATACGAAAGATTCAGTACGTAAAAGTTGA
- a CDS encoding TrkH family potassium uptake protein, translating into MKMKLSKMLTPFRIIVGSYIVAMFLFSILLFLPISSQDGVSVSYSEALFTAVSAVSVTGLTVVNVSETYSSLGVFFLAAAIQLGGIGVMTLGTFVWMVLGKKIALSQRMLIMVDQNQISYSGLVKLMRGILLVALLIEIIGALILGTYYLNYFETPAEAYYQGAFGALSAFTNAGFDVTGQSLIPFADDYFVQLVNILLIFAGAIGFPVLMELKAYFSSANPNYRFSLFTKITTTTYFIVFVVGVAGLWLIERNAFYDGLSWHQQLFFSIFNSATARSGGLATMDISHLTLASLLLISALMIIGASPSSVGGGIRTTTLAVMFLTIKSFALGRSDVKVFGREIHQEDRQKAFIVLSVFVVGLFMSIILIAGFEHSSEIELMAIIFEASSAFGTCGLSMGITPHLTLPSQITLMILMLIGRVGLVAFLFSIRAKEKKAHYKYPTERIIIG; encoded by the coding sequence ATGAAAATGAAATTGTCTAAAATGTTAACTCCTTTTAGAATTATAGTGGGTTCATACATAGTTGCTATGTTTCTTTTTAGTATTTTGCTGTTTTTACCTATTTCGTCACAAGATGGGGTGTCAGTTTCTTATTCAGAAGCTTTGTTTACAGCAGTTAGTGCTGTCAGCGTAACGGGATTAACAGTGGTGAATGTTTCTGAAACATATAGTTCATTAGGTGTTTTTTTTCTTGCTGCCGCTATTCAATTAGGTGGTATCGGTGTTATGACATTAGGGACATTTGTGTGGATGGTGCTGGGTAAGAAAATTGCCTTGTCTCAACGAATGCTCATCATGGTCGATCAAAATCAGATCTCCTATTCAGGGCTAGTTAAGCTAATGAGGGGAATTTTACTAGTCGCTCTGTTAATAGAAATTATAGGTGCACTTATACTTGGTACCTATTATTTAAATTATTTTGAGACGCCTGCTGAAGCGTATTATCAAGGGGCATTCGGGGCTTTATCTGCTTTTACCAATGCAGGGTTTGATGTGACAGGCCAATCCTTAATCCCGTTTGCGGATGACTATTTCGTTCAACTGGTCAATATTTTACTCATTTTTGCAGGAGCTATTGGTTTCCCTGTGCTAATGGAATTAAAAGCCTATTTTTCATCTGCTAACCCTAATTATAGGTTTAGTTTATTCACAAAAATTACAACTACCACGTATTTTATCGTATTTGTAGTAGGAGTAGCTGGGCTTTGGCTTATTGAACGAAATGCATTTTATGATGGATTATCATGGCACCAACAGCTCTTTTTCTCCATCTTTAATTCAGCTACGGCTAGAAGTGGTGGTCTAGCGACGATGGACATTTCTCATTTAACGTTAGCAAGCCTTTTGCTAATTTCTGCATTGATGATTATTGGCGCCAGCCCTTCCAGTGTAGGTGGAGGCATTAGGACGACGACGTTAGCGGTGATGTTTTTAACGATAAAAAGCTTTGCTTTAGGTCGTAGTGATGTGAAAGTATTTGGCCGCGAAATTCACCAGGAGGACCGGCAAAAAGCATTTATTGTCCTGTCTGTGTTCGTTGTAGGGCTTTTTATGTCAATTATACTAATCGCAGGATTTGAACATAGTAGTGAAATTGAACTCATGGCCATTATTTTTGAAGCGAGCTCAGCGTTTGGAACGTGTGGATTATCAATGGGGATAACACCGCATTTAACACTCCCCAGCCAGATTACGTTAATGATTCTTATGTTAATTGGCCGAGTGGGGCTTGTGGCATTTTTATTTTCCATTAGAGCAAAAGAGAAAAAAGCCCATTATAAGTATCCTACAGAAAGAATTATTATTGGATAA
- a CDS encoding DUF2507 domain-containing protein has protein sequence MTDKQSVQDVEERQLVPAYGYDLLRQDVLPELLGEDEAVILYWAGKSLARKKMKDVESIGIENFFNNANWGKIKQIKEKGEEKIYELTATHQNKDRPFSLEAGFLAQITENEKALISEASYSIKKKKPLTVSITVKWDRKDPAREIAL, from the coding sequence ATGACAGACAAACAGAGTGTTCAAGACGTTGAGGAAAGGCAGCTAGTCCCAGCCTATGGATATGACTTGCTGAGACAGGATGTTTTACCTGAACTATTGGGAGAAGATGAAGCAGTGATACTATATTGGGCTGGTAAATCGCTAGCTCGAAAAAAAATGAAGGATGTCGAAAGTATCGGCATAGAAAACTTTTTTAACAATGCTAATTGGGGTAAAATAAAGCAGATAAAAGAAAAAGGCGAAGAAAAAATCTATGAATTAACTGCCACACATCAAAATAAAGACAGGCCTTTCTCCTTAGAAGCTGGCTTTTTAGCTCAAATAACAGAAAACGAAAAAGCACTTATTTCAGAGGCATCTTACTCAATAAAAAAGAAAAAGCCGCTGACCGTATCAATTACTGTGAAGTGGGATAGAAAAGATCCTGCTCGTGAGATTGCCCTTTAA
- a CDS encoding aspartate kinase: protein MTTVVQKFGGTSVGDVTKIKRVAKKIKRKMDDGQKVVTVVSAMGKSTDKLVELANDITDSPDPREMDMLLTTGEQVTISLVVMALKELGVDAVSLTGWQAGIETEDVHQDARITDIKTENVQKHLDEGKAVLVAGFQGVSASGNITTLGRGGSDTTAVALAAALEAETCSIYTDVTGVFTADPRYVKKARKLDSIAYDEMLELANLGAGVLHPRAVEFAKNYNVSLIVRSSMEDVEGTLVEEEATMEQNLIVRGLAFEENVTKITIERLPNRYDTMSILFTLLAEKGINVDIIIQQMTADHGLNVSFSIDTANLGKALDIIHDNKAELCYSTVRHESSLAKVSIVGSGMVSNPGVAANMFKVLAEQEVAIKMVSTSEIAVSAVVPEETMVQAVEALHAYFDLDAKEKEKIEAVKA from the coding sequence TTGACAACGGTTGTTCAAAAGTTCGGCGGGACATCTGTGGGAGATGTAACAAAAATTAAACGAGTTGCGAAAAAAATCAAACGAAAAATGGACGATGGACAGAAAGTTGTTACAGTCGTGTCAGCAATGGGAAAATCAACTGACAAGCTAGTGGAACTGGCAAACGATATTACTGATTCACCCGACCCAAGAGAAATGGATATGCTTTTAACCACCGGAGAACAAGTGACAATCTCCTTAGTCGTGATGGCGTTAAAGGAACTCGGTGTTGATGCGGTGTCTTTAACTGGCTGGCAAGCGGGTATCGAAACAGAGGATGTCCATCAAGATGCACGCATTACGGATATAAAAACGGAGAACGTTCAAAAACATTTGGATGAAGGGAAAGCTGTTCTTGTAGCAGGTTTTCAAGGAGTTAGTGCTTCAGGCAATATTACGACCTTAGGAAGAGGGGGATCTGATACAACAGCAGTCGCACTTGCCGCTGCTTTAGAAGCAGAAACCTGCTCAATATATACAGATGTTACTGGTGTGTTTACAGCTGATCCACGTTATGTTAAGAAAGCACGAAAATTAGATAGCATTGCCTATGATGAAATGCTTGAATTAGCTAACTTAGGTGCTGGTGTTTTACACCCTAGAGCAGTTGAATTCGCAAAAAACTACAATGTATCACTTATCGTCCGATCTAGTATGGAGGACGTGGAAGGGACACTAGTGGAGGAGGAAGCTACTATGGAGCAAAATTTAATTGTTCGTGGATTAGCATTTGAAGAAAATGTGACTAAAATTACAATTGAACGTTTACCTAACCGGTATGATACGATGTCAATCCTCTTCACATTATTAGCAGAAAAGGGCATTAATGTGGATATTATCATTCAGCAAATGACAGCCGATCACGGTTTAAATGTGTCTTTTTCCATCGATACAGCCAACTTAGGAAAAGCACTTGATATCATTCATGATAATAAAGCTGAACTATGTTATAGCACCGTCCGTCATGAAAGTTCACTTGCAAAAGTGTCAATCGTAGGATCGGGCATGGTGTCTAATCCAGGTGTAGCAGCCAATATGTTCAAAGTGCTAGCAGAGCAAGAAGTAGCCATTAAAATGGTTAGTACATCAGAAATAGCCGTCTCTGCTGTTGTACCTGAAGAAACTATGGTGCAAGCTGTAGAAGCACTTCATGCATATTTTGATTTAGATGCTAAAGAGAAAGAAAAAATTGAAGCTGTAAAAGCTTAA
- the uvrC gene encoding excinuclease ABC subunit UvrC, translated as MTQLKEKIQLVPAQPGCYLMKNKHNTIIYVGKAKILRNRVRSYFTGSHDKKTQRLVSEIVDFEYIVTSSDLEALLLEQNLIKKYEPRYNVLLKDDKTYPFLKITKEEHPRLITTRKVKKDGGKYFGPYPNAQAANETKKLLDRLYPLRKCRTLPDRVCLYYHIDQCLAPCEFTVTKETNDKMVEEITKFLNGGHKEVKESLTGKMLQASEELNFERAKEFRDQVKHIEAVMEKQKMTLTDQVNRDVFSYYVDKGWMCVQVFFVRQGKLIERDVSMFPTYQDPVDDFYTFLGQFYLEEQHKKPSEIFLPSSVDLDMVSKFLNVRAVQPKRGQKKELVELATKNARLALQEKFDLIERNEQKTIVAIERLGQAMNIDTPYRIEAFDNSNIQGVDPVSAMVSFIDGKPDKQNYRKYKVKTVQGPDDYESMREVVRRRYLRLLKEEQPLPDLIVIDGGKGQISAAMGVLEDELGLSIPVCGLVKDEKHKTSQLMMGDPPTIITLSKSSDEFYLLQRIQDEVHRFAISFHRNVRKKSMFTSILDKVEGIGEKRKRMLLKEFGSLKRLKEASIEEIQSVGVPQSVAQTLRRVMDEEGNK; from the coding sequence ATGACCCAATTAAAGGAGAAGATTCAGCTTGTCCCAGCACAGCCGGGTTGTTATCTAATGAAAAATAAGCATAATACGATCATTTACGTGGGTAAAGCGAAAATTTTGCGAAATAGAGTCCGCTCATATTTTACCGGCTCACATGATAAAAAAACGCAGCGGCTTGTTAGTGAGATAGTAGATTTCGAATATATTGTGACCTCTTCAGACTTGGAAGCTCTTTTACTGGAGCAAAACCTTATAAAAAAATATGAACCGCGTTACAATGTGCTTTTAAAAGATGACAAGACATACCCTTTTTTAAAGATAACTAAGGAAGAACATCCACGCCTTATTACGACAAGAAAAGTAAAAAAAGACGGTGGCAAATATTTCGGGCCATATCCTAATGCTCAGGCAGCAAATGAAACGAAAAAATTGTTAGATCGTCTTTATCCACTTAGGAAATGTAGGACGCTTCCAGACAGAGTGTGCTTATATTATCACATTGATCAGTGTCTTGCTCCGTGTGAATTTACAGTTACGAAAGAAACAAACGATAAAATGGTTGAAGAAATCACTAAATTTTTAAATGGGGGACATAAAGAAGTAAAAGAAAGTTTGACGGGTAAAATGCTGCAAGCTTCTGAGGAATTAAATTTTGAACGGGCTAAGGAATTTAGAGATCAAGTGAAACATATTGAAGCCGTCATGGAAAAGCAAAAAATGACGTTAACGGATCAAGTGAATCGCGACGTCTTCTCCTACTATGTTGATAAGGGGTGGATGTGTGTTCAAGTGTTTTTCGTTAGGCAGGGAAAATTGATTGAACGCGACGTATCCATGTTTCCGACTTATCAAGATCCTGTAGATGACTTTTATACGTTTCTCGGTCAATTTTATTTAGAAGAACAGCACAAAAAGCCATCGGAGATTTTTTTACCTTCATCTGTTGACCTTGACATGGTGTCGAAATTTTTGAATGTACGGGCAGTTCAACCGAAGCGAGGACAGAAGAAAGAACTCGTTGAACTAGCGACGAAAAATGCCCGGCTGGCCTTACAAGAAAAATTTGATCTTATAGAACGAAATGAACAAAAAACAATTGTAGCTATTGAGCGCCTTGGACAGGCAATGAACATTGATACACCTTACCGCATTGAAGCTTTTGATAATTCAAATATTCAAGGGGTTGATCCTGTCTCAGCGATGGTATCCTTTATAGATGGAAAACCTGACAAACAAAATTATCGCAAATACAAAGTGAAAACGGTGCAAGGGCCAGATGACTACGAATCTATGAGAGAAGTAGTTAGAAGGCGATACTTAAGGTTACTAAAAGAAGAACAGCCATTGCCTGATCTGATCGTCATTGATGGAGGAAAAGGCCAGATTTCAGCTGCCATGGGTGTACTTGAGGACGAACTTGGGTTAAGTATTCCTGTTTGTGGACTTGTAAAAGATGAAAAGCATAAAACATCTCAGCTAATGATGGGGGATCCCCCGACCATTATTACCTTGAGTAAATCAAGTGATGAATTTTATCTGTTGCAACGTATACAAGATGAGGTACACAGATTTGCTATTAGCTTTCATCGGAATGTACGGAAAAAATCGATGTTTACCTCTATTTTGGATAAAGTTGAAGGCATTGGAGAAAAACGAAAACGTATGTTGTTAAAGGAATTCGGTTCATTGAAACGCTTGAAAGAGGCGTCTATTGAAGAAATTCAGAGTGTAGGGGTACCTCAGTCTGTTGCTCAAACGTTAAGAAGAGTCATGGATGAAGAAGGTAATAAATGA
- the trxA gene encoding thioredoxin, with translation MAIVNVTDANFSNETNEGVVLADFWAPWCGPCKMIAPVLEELDGDMGDKVKIVKLDVDENQETASKFGVMSIPTLLVFKDGEVVDQVVGFQPKEALADTLNKHL, from the coding sequence ATGGCAATTGTAAACGTGACTGATGCAAATTTTTCAAATGAAACAAACGAAGGTGTTGTCTTAGCTGACTTTTGGGCGCCATGGTGTGGCCCATGTAAAATGATTGCACCTGTATTAGAGGAATTAGACGGAGACATGGGAGATAAAGTAAAAATCGTGAAGCTTGATGTGGATGAAAATCAAGAAACAGCTAGTAAATTTGGTGTCATGAGTATTCCAACACTACTCGTATTTAAGGATGGAGAAGTCGTTGATCAAGTCGTTGGCTTCCAACCTAAAGAAGCACTAGCTGATACTCTTAATAAGCACCTTTAA
- a CDS encoding electron transfer flavoprotein subunit alpha/FixB family protein: MSNKVLVFGEQRDGDFRQVVFEAIATAKQIDEDSEVVGVIIGKEEGNKGEQLYHYGADRVVSVAHERLAHYTPEGFAQAFSDIITKENPRVIVFGHTAIGRDLAPKLASRHKSGLISDVTEIERTGGECLFIRPIYSGKAFEKVIVKEGLTFITIRPNNIPALEPSTDRTGEIEKVVVEIADLQTLIKDVVKNASSGVDLSEASVIVSGGRGMKAKENFKLLDELAEVLGGAVGASRGACDAEYCDYALQIGQTGKVVTPDLYIAVGLSGAIQHVAGMSNSKIIVAINKDPEAEIFQIADYGIVGDLFDIIPKLTAEFKKVLV; encoded by the coding sequence ATGTCAAATAAAGTGTTAGTATTCGGGGAACAACGAGACGGGGATTTCAGACAGGTAGTCTTTGAGGCTATAGCAACTGCAAAACAGATAGATGAAGATAGTGAGGTTGTGGGTGTTATCATTGGTAAAGAGGAGGGAAATAAAGGAGAACAGTTATATCATTATGGAGCAGATCGTGTTGTGAGTGTGGCACATGAACGTTTAGCCCATTATACACCTGAAGGGTTTGCTCAAGCTTTCAGTGACATCATTACTAAAGAAAACCCTCGTGTTATCGTGTTTGGACATACGGCGATAGGAAGAGATTTAGCACCGAAACTAGCGAGCAGACACAAATCTGGTCTTATTTCTGATGTGACAGAAATAGAAAGAACAGGTGGTGAATGTTTATTTATTCGACCTATTTATTCAGGTAAAGCATTTGAAAAAGTGATCGTCAAAGAAGGCCTTACTTTTATTACAATACGACCTAATAATATTCCAGCTTTAGAGCCAAGCACGGATAGGACTGGAGAAATTGAAAAAGTTGTGGTAGAAATCGCTGACCTGCAAACTTTAATTAAAGATGTAGTCAAAAACGCATCGTCAGGCGTGGACCTATCCGAAGCTTCTGTTATTGTATCTGGTGGACGAGGTATGAAGGCTAAAGAAAATTTTAAACTGCTTGATGAATTAGCGGAAGTGTTAGGAGGAGCTGTTGGCGCATCGCGTGGTGCTTGTGACGCGGAGTATTGTGATTATGCTCTTCAAATAGGGCAAACAGGTAAAGTTGTCACCCCTGATTTATATATTGCAGTAGGCTTAAGTGGTGCCATTCAACATGTGGCAGGGATGTCTAATTCCAAAATAATAGTGGCTATTAATAAAGACCCTGAAGCTGAGATTTTTCAAATCGCTGATTACGGTATCGTAGGAGACTTATTTGACATTATCCCTAAACTGACTGCTGAATTTAAAAAAGTACTCGTATAA
- a CDS encoding electron transfer flavoprotein subunit beta/FixA family protein, with translation MNIFVIMKRTFDTEEKITIENGEVTDDGAEYIINPYDEYAIEEAIQQRDEHGGEVTVVTVGDEEAEKQLRTALAMGADKAVLIEEEEIENCDPCSIEILLSAYFKEQAPDLILGGNVAVDGGSGQVGPRLAENLGINHVTSVTKLTIEDDKAHVEKDVEGDQEYLDITLPLLVTAQQGLNEPRYPSLPGIMKAKKKPFETLDLDDLELEEEDVVGKTVTVDRYLPPEKQAGKKLEGDTEEQVAELVSLLKTEAKVI, from the coding sequence ATGAACATTTTTGTCATTATGAAACGCACATTTGATACAGAAGAGAAGATTACTATCGAAAATGGTGAAGTAACAGATGACGGAGCTGAATATATTATCAATCCCTATGATGAATATGCTATTGAAGAGGCGATTCAGCAACGTGATGAACATGGAGGAGAGGTCACAGTGGTGACAGTGGGTGACGAAGAAGCAGAGAAACAGCTTCGTACAGCACTTGCAATGGGGGCAGATAAGGCAGTGTTAATTGAGGAAGAAGAGATAGAAAATTGTGATCCTTGTTCTATTGAGATTCTTTTATCAGCTTATTTTAAAGAACAAGCCCCAGACCTCATTCTTGGTGGTAATGTGGCAGTTGACGGAGGATCAGGTCAAGTAGGGCCACGTCTGGCAGAAAACCTAGGCATTAATCATGTCACATCTGTTACTAAGCTAACAATTGAAGATGACAAAGCACATGTTGAAAAAGATGTTGAAGGTGATCAAGAATATCTTGATATTACATTACCTCTATTAGTAACGGCTCAGCAAGGATTAAACGAACCGAGATATCCTTCACTACCAGGAATTATGAAAGCAAAGAAAAAGCCATTTGAAACATTAGATTTAGATGATCTTGAATTAGAAGAAGAAGATGTAGTAGGAAAAACTGTGACAGTTGATCGTTACTTACCACCAGAAAAACAGGCAGGCAAGAAACTTGAGGGTGATACGGAGGAACAAGTTGCCGAGTTAGTATCTTTACTTAAAACGGAAGCTAAAGTGATTTAA